The Maridesulfovibrio sp. genomic sequence GAGTGGGACTGGCTGCGGCTTATAGAGCAGAGCGGCAGTGCCACCCCGGAGAGCGGATGGCTTACGGCTCATCTCCTCGTGCGTTATGAAAACAGGCTTGTCGGAGCGGCTCCGCTGTTTGTGCGGGACCAGAGCGAAGGTGAGTTTATTTTTGACCGGGTCTGGGCTGAGGTGGCGCAGAAGGGCGGGATTGCTTATTTCCCCAAGATTGTGGGCATGAGTCCGTTTACTCCCGCTTCCGGATACCGTTTTCTTATTTCTCCGGATGTTCCCGGTAAAAGGGTCTGCGGCCTGATCTGCCATACCCTTGATCGCTTCTGTGCAGTTAACGGTCTGGGCAGCTGTGCTTTCAATTTTGTGGACCCGGACTGGGTTACAGAGATGGAAGCTTTCGGCTATGCCGCTTGGAAGCATCAGGGTTATGTCTGGGAGAATAATGATTACCGTGATTTTGACCATTGGCTGGGAACCCTGAACAGCAACAGGCGTAAGACGGTACGCCGTGAACGAAACGTCCTTCGCCGTGAAAATATCCGGGTGGAAACCCTGACCGGCTATGATATTCCCGAGAGTTATTTCAGCCTGATGTTTCAGTGTTACGAATCCACCAATGATAAATTCGGAGTCTGGAGCTGTAAATATCTCACTCCCCAGTTTTTTGAGGGGTTGAAGCAGAGCATGCTGGAAAACCTGATGTTTACTGTTGCCTACCGAGGTGATGATCCTGAACCTCTGGCTTTGTCCATGTTTGTTTTTTCAGGGGACAAGCTTTGGGGCAGGTATTGGGGCTGTTTTGAGGAAGTGCGTTTCCTCCATTTCGAGCTTTGCTATTATGCACCCATAGAGTGGGCCGTGGCCAATGGCATAAATATATATGACCCGGGCATGGGCGGAGAGCACAAAGCCAGACGCGGCTTTTTCTCCACCCCTTCCTACAGCCTGCATAAATTTACCGACCCGTCCATGGATTTGACTTTCAAGACCTATATTCAGGAAGTGAACAACCTTGAAAACGGGTACATTTGTGAAATGAATGACCTCATGCCCGTAGGCCGTTTGGAAGAGGGGAAAGATTAATTCTGCTGCCGCAGCTGCAGCAGGAAGTTCCGGACCCTTTCATCCTTGCGGGAGACTTCCCCGTATCCCTGAAACTGGTGATCTGTGTCATATGAAATGATTGCGGCCCCGGCCTTTTTAAGTATTGACTTCATTGCATTCTGGTCGAGCAGTTCATCATGTTCGCCGATCAATGCCAGTACCTGCCCTCTGCTTGCTCCCTGCTTTGCAATTCTTTTTTCTAATTCTTCCTGCGCTGTTGCGAAGCGGTCTACATGTTCCTGTGAAATAAGGATGCTGTCACCGTTGGAAAATTCATAGACATCCCCCAGACGGTTGCGGACCAACTCAGCCGGGGTCAGAGCTGGATTAATCAGAAGTGCGGGAATTCTATGCCTTAGGTGCATGATCAGGGAGTAGAATCCGCCCATGGATGATCCCTGCATCACCAGCGGGCGTTCTTTGTTTTCAACTATGATCTTATCAATTATCTCAAGGCATTCAAGTGGGTCTGCGGGTAGGTCAGGACTGATTAGCTCATGATCGGGATAATTTTCAATAAGTGCGGCAGCCTTTGAGTTTGCGCCGGAAGAACCGAATCCGTGTAAGTTAAGGAAAATGTTTTTCATATCAGTAATATTGAGGTATGTTGTTATCCGAGTTGTAATGACTTGCATAGCCGATATCATAATGCTTACTAATCAAATGTGCGGGGCAGGTAAAGGAGTTGCAGTTGAATAAAGAGCATCCGGCGATTGTTTTTTTCAGCGGAGGGACAGCCTTGAACGGTCTGGCTGCTGAGCTTGCCAAGGTCAACCCGGAGTGCGCCTACATCATAACTACTTTTGATTCAGGGGGCAGTTCTGCTGCTTTGAGGGAAGTGTTTGACATGCCTGCGGTCGGCGATGTCCGTAACCGTATTCTCGCCCTTGCTGATACTGACAGTCCTGAAAAAGCCAATATTGTTGCCATGCTCAACACAAGGCTGCCCCGGTATGCGGACCGGACCGCATTATACGGGCAGCTTTCCCATCTTGCCAATGGCTCACATCCCTTGATGGACGGTTTCTCCGAAGTTGTCCGCAAAATTATTTCCGAACGGTTTGCCTTGTTTATTGAATTGGCCGGAGACAGTTTTGATCCGGTCAATGCAAGTCTGGGTAATATTGTACTGGCAGCCGGGTTCATGGCCCATCAGCGGGTTTTGGCTCCGCCGATCGCCCAGCTTTCCCGGTTGATAGGAGCCAGAGGCGTTGTCCGCGCATCCACGGTTGATAACGGGCATCTTGCAGTAAGGTTGATGAATGGTGAGATTCTTGCCGGGCAGCATCTATTTACCGGCAAGGAGAGTGATCCGGTTGCTTCGCCTATTGATGGTATGTGGATTTGTTCCGGTATAGATGATCCCTGGCCGCGTTCGGTGCATGGCTCTTCTCTGGCCATAAATCTGATCAATGATGCAGATATGCTTGTTTATCCCATGGGTAGCTTCTATTCCAGCACATTGGCGGCACTTTCTCCGCAGGGATTGGGTCAGGCCATTTGCAGGAACCCTTGTCCCAAGGTTTTTATCCCGAATATGGGGTTTGACCCTGAACTCATCGGTCACGACATAAATCTTCAGGTGGAGCGGCTTCTGGAGGTGTTGCGTATGGATTCTGCTGCCTATGTCAACTTGAGCAAGGTCTTGAATTTTATTCTCATCGACTCCGTTAACGGCACTTATCAGCAAGAGCAGGATTTTGCAGCCTTGGAAAAACTGCCCGTGAAAGTAATTGACCGCAGGCTGGTTTCAGATGAATCTGAAGGTCTGATTGACCCCCGCCTACTCGCTCCAGTGCTTATGGAGCTGGCCTCAACCGGTGGAAAGGGGGGCGTAAGTTAAATCTGAAAATAAGGAATTTGTATGTATATAGGCGCTCATATGCCCATTACCGGCGGAGTGGACAAGGCTGTAGAGAGGATTATGTCCATAGGCGGGACCGCCTTGCAGATATTTACCCGCAACCAGCGCCAGTGGAAAGTGAAGCCCCTTGATGAAAGCGTGGTCGATAATTTTAAGAGCTTGAGGGAAGAATGGGGCAATTATCCGGTCAGTGTCCACGATTCCTACCTGATTAATCTGGCTTCTCCCAATCCTGAAAGCGCATCCAAATCCGTGAAGGCTTTTGCAGAGGAATTACGCAGAACCGAGAGGCTGGGGGTTGAGTCTCTGGTCACCCATCCCGGCTCACATCTTGGTTCAGGCAAAGTGGAAGCACTTGAAAGGTATGTATCCAACCTTGATCAGGCTATAGCCCTTTCGGAAACAGAGGAAGTAAAGGTCCTCATCGAAAATACCGCAGGGCAGGGAACAAATCTTGGCAGCAGGTTCGGAGAATTGGCCACTATATTGGAAGACTCCGGTTATACCTCACGTATGGGGGTCTGTTTTGATACCTGTCACGCTTTTGCCGCCGGGTACGATCTGCGCAGTGCCGAATCGTGCATAGAGGTTTTTGAGCGTTTTGATGAACTTGTCGGATTGGATTTTATCCGCTTTTTTCATTTAAATGACAGTAAACATGAATTGGGGTCGAAGAAAGACCGTCACGAGCATATTGGAAAGGGACACATTGGACTTGAAGGATTCAGGTTCGTAGTCAATGATACCCGCTTTTCAACCGTCCCCAAGGTTATTGAAACCCCCAAAGATGATGATCCCGAATTTAAGCTTGATAAAATGAATATAGATCTGCTGCGTTCCTTGCACGGTTAGCCGGCTTTATATCGTTTTTGGAATCTCGGTCTGCTGCAGGCGGACAAAAGACTGTCTCCAAACCGTCTTTCCGCCGCAGTCCTCAGTCGTTTATGTTTAGAGGTTTTCAAGGCAGTTCTTCAAGGTGGACACACCGCAGGAATGGAACATGTGCAGAGGAATCTGTTTTGACTTGGTGTATTTAACAATATCTTTTTTGGCCGCATGGGATATCTGGTTAGTGAAGATGATTACATGGTCTGCACTACCGAGTTTTGAAGAAACCTTGTTTTCTTTGCCGGTAAAGACCTTGAGCTTGATGCCTTTCTCCTTTGCTGAAACAATGTAATCCCTTTTGAGCCTGTCCATTCCGCCTATGAGGGCTGCGCACATGGTTGCCTCCTTTGTTTTGGTTTTAGTAATTTTATAGTGAAAATGATTTTCAGTGTCAAGTAGAGGCGGTAAAAAATATCAGTACCGGGCTGAAGTGCCGCGGCTGTTCTCAGGCAGTCAAAATTGTTGTAATGTCGGTATATGTTTTTGCGCAGGTTTGGGGTATTATTCAACACCGGATGTGAAGAGAGTAGACTGGTTTCAAGTCTTTGGAAACGCGGAATTAAATTTTAGTTGGGCGGTATTTTTGATTTGATGAAAAATAATGAGGCTATATCTGAATCCGGGATGGGGAATCTAGTTTCACGCATTTTACTTACCTGCGCATTTGCGGTTTTTGCCGGGTTTGTGGGGCTATCTTTATGGGTCGGGTATTCTTCACAATTGCAGGTCAGGACCACCGCCCGGGATTTGTTTGTGGGCGAGTCTGCGCGGCGGGCAATGGCCGTCAGTTTTTATTTTTCCAATCGTGTTTCCGAACTTGAAAATATTGCCTTAAGTGAGTCTGTACATTCCCTGACCGATGTGTTGAGCGAAAAGGGGCGTGCTGCCTTCACCGATAATTACGCCCTTGTGGAGGATGTTTGTTCGTTTGTGAATAGCAGTCTCTACCAACGCAGCGCTGGCAATGAGCAGGCCTATTCACGGATTGCAATTCTTGATGACGGGGGCGGGATTATTGTTGATTCTGATGCCGAATGTACGCTGGAAAGCGGTGATCATGAGCTGGAAAAGTTCAGGGTCCGGCACGGTTCCCCTGCTTTCTTTGCAGGGGAGTATGGTGGAGAACTCGCGATTGTGGTCAGCGTTCCCATTGATGCTTCAAAGGGAATCAGGGGGACTGTAGTTGGTTGGACAAAATTGGACAGCCTTTACCGCAGTCTCGGTTTCATGACCGTGTCTCCTTCTGTCGGCAGTGATTTCCTGCGAGTGGGAGGAACAGTCGTTGCCGTTTCAGACAGTTCCGCGCGGCAGAGCGGACAACTTCTGCTTATGGATGTCCTGCATGAGTGGGACGGCCTGACGGTTCTGAAAGCCGGACAGTCAGGCAGGGAAGTTGATTATCTTGCTATTTCATCTCCGGTGCAGGGGACTTCGCTTAGCGTTATCAGCCTTGTGGAAGAGGAAAAATTATTTGGTTTCCTTAGCCTCAGGGCTCAGTTTATGCTTTCAATCTTTATCTTTTTGATAATAAGTATCGGCTGCCTCTGGCTGATACGGTCCGTGCTGGCCCGCAAGGTTTATGATGCCCGCATGCAGGAGGCCGCAAAGAGGGTTGAGGAAGTCAACAGGCAGAAGGATAAGATCGAGCAGGAAATCAAAAACCGCCATCTTGCCGATGCGTTGCGCAGGAGGGCTGAAATCAAATTCAGGGATATTTTTGATAATGCACCGATCGGTATTTTCCAAGCCACCCTTGACGGCAGTTATCTGACTGTGAATAAGGCTCTTGCAGAGTTGTACGGCTATGAGAGCAGTGAGGACCTGATATCCAAAGTCGAAAGCCTCGGCAGTCAGATCTATGTGAATATGGAAGATTGGAACCGTGCCGTACAGATATTGCACTTATCAGGGCGGGTCGCCGGATACGAAGCGGAATGCCGTCGCAGTGACGGTAGTGTGGTCTGGACTTCACGTGATTTGAGATTGGTCGAGGCTGAACCTGGAATGCCTGCTTATGTGGAAGGTTTTGTCATCAATATAAGTGCCCGCAAAAAGGCTGAAGAGAAGCAGCAGAAGAGCGAGTGGAGGTTCCGGTCTCTTTTCGAGAATTCTCCGGTGGCCCTGTGGGAGCTGGATATGCGCAAACTCAAGGCTCTTTTCGATTCATACGGTCTGGAAAAGGGTCCTGCTATTCGAGAGACGTTGCTTTCAGACTTGGAATCGGTGAAACAATCTATGAACTTGGTGGAAATAATAGATGCCAATAACCGCACCCTCGAATTTTTCGGTAACAATTCGCGTGAAGAACTAACCAATAAAGGGTTTTCAGCCTACGTTTCTCCGGATTCATGGCGTATATTCCGAACCATAATGCTTGACCTGATTGCAGGAGCACAAAGACACCGCAGTGAGTTTAATTTCATCCGGCTGGACGGCAAGGAGCAGTCTTTTATTCTTAATATGAATATTGTTCCGGGATTTGAGGACTCCTGGTCCCGTGTGCTGGTTTCTGTCGAAGATATTTCAGAGCTTAAAAGAATCGAGCGTGAGCTGCGGGCCAGCAGGGAGGAGGCGCAGAAAGCCAATGAAGCCAAAGGACGTTTTCTTGCCAATATGACACATGAATTCAGGACTCCCATGAACGCGGTCAAGGGTATGGTCCAACTCCTGCAACGTTCTGAATTAACAGCTGAACAGCAGGAGAATCTGCGTTTGATCAAGTCGTCAGTGGATAGCCTGCTGGTTATTGTCAACGATATCCTTGATTATTCCAAACTTGATTCCGTGCATGTTGAATTGAATGAAGAGCCTATAGATCTTCCCGTTTTCCTGAGTGATATGCGGGATGTGGTTGATGTGGGGGCCATGAACAAGCCTTTGCAGGTACTCCTTGAAGCGGAGAATGTGCCGGGGTGCGTGCGGGTTGACAGCCTGCGTCTGCGTCAGGTGCTTGTCAATCTGTTGGGTAATGCCGTTAAATTTACCGATAAAGGGTCAGTGACCTTGCGGTGCAGTCTCGATTCACACTCCGCTGAAGACAGCAAAAACTATCTCCATTTCGAGGTCTCTGATACAGGTATAGGATTGCCCGAGGAAGCAGTTGAGGATCTATTCAAATCCTTTGTGCAGGCTGATCCCAGCATAACCCGTCGTTACGGCGGAACCGGTCTGGGGCTGTCAATTTGTTATAAGCTGGTCAAGCATCTTGGGGGAGAACTTTCGGCCTGTAATAACGAGCATGGAGGGGCGTTGTTTTCCTTCTCCCTGCCCGTGGAAGTATGTGGCCGTAGTTGCGTTGATGGAGAGTGCGATAGTGTAAATTCCCCCCCCGAAAGTGTCGATTTTTCCGGTATTAAAGTGCTGGTAGCTGATGATAGCAAGATGAATCGTATTCTGCTGCGTAAGATTTTTGATAAAAACGGACTTACTGATTATGTGATGGTTGAAAACGGCAAAGATGCTGTTGACGCTTTTTCCGAGTCTGATGATTTTGATCTGATTCTCATGGATATACAGATGCCTGTACTTGACGGTTTTGAAGCTACCCGGGCAATCCGTAAAACCCATTCCCCGGTCAGGATTGTAGCCCTTACAGCCAATGTGGGGGGAGAAATTCTGGATAAATGTATTGAAAGCGGGATGGATTCACGGATTACCAAGCCCTTCAACGTGGATGACCTGCTTGCGGAATTGGCAAAGGTAGCCCAAAACTAGACGGTGAATAGTTGATTTTTGCTTGGGATGTTGTGCCGGTAAGAAAATGCTTTGAGTGCAGGTAGTTGTGTGATTTTTGTCCTGTCCGATATTTCTTGAACGGTTTTAATTACAATGGTAATTCCCTAGTAATGACGTATGATTTCAGGCTGCCTTAAGGGTTTAAGTTTTTTTACAGGCGAATTGTGATGATAAAGGCTCTTGCACAGAAAAAATATAATTATTTACGTGTGGCCCCTTTACCCCATTTTGTACTGGGACTCTGTATCGGCATGGTGGTGACTCTTGCATGGCTGGCGGCTGAGTTCTATCGTGACGGGCACAGTTTCGGCTTCATCACCTCGGCGGCCATTGCCCTGAGCTGGGTGACCGGGGCTTTCTTTTCCGTGGCCGATATTATCAGCCGTTACCGGGAGTATCTGCGTATCCGCAGAATGCTGATGGATAAAGGTTACAGTGATAAGATTTTTAAGACTGTGGCCTCTTCCCGCTGTCAGCGCGACGCTGCTCTCTGGGCTGCCAGACAGGCCGGATACGGGTGCCTGGCCAAGAAGGTCTACCACCGCCTTGGATACCGCTGGTATCATATTATGCCGGACATGTTGGTCCGTAATCCTTTCCGTTTATTTACCCCTAAATTTTTGCGCATGGCATTTATGCCCGGTAAGCGTGTTAAATAGGTCTGCCTCCGGCGACTGGGGAAGCTCTACTAAAAGTTTCCAAGCCGCCAGAGGCAGAATCATTTCATTAAAAAAGAGTTTAGCGCATTAAAGGTTTTCTTAATGCGTATTGGGCTTTGCCCGGAAAACAAATTTTCCATCCTTTTCTTCAGCAACAGCCTTGTGTCTCGGCGGGATGGCGCGGTATTTTACAGCCGGATAGCCTAAGAACAGAGCTCCGTGGGCCATGTGTTCAGCGGGGATGGCGAGAAAATCCAGAACCTTTTGACTATATGCCGCGGCCAGTACCACGTAGCCTGCCCAGCAGGTCCCATAGCCTTGGGCATGGGCAGCCAGTTCAAGGGTATTGGTGGCGATTACGGTATCGGCCTGCGGGGTGATGCCCTGCTTCGGCGCCCATGCAACAGCCACAGCCGGTGCCTTACGGCAGATCACATCGTTGCCTTTTTTCCATGCATTAACAATTCCGGCTAGAAATAATTTTTCAGCCAGCGGATTTTTCTGTTTGACCATATCTTCCATCCACTCAACGATCACCTCGCCAAGCTCGTGGACCTTCTCGGCAGTGTCCAGAACCGTCCATGAGACAGGCTGTGCGTTGTGACCGGAAGGAGAGTAGGCTGCAGTATGGATGAGTTCACCGATTTCAACTGAACTTATATTTTTTTTCTTGAATTTACGCACGGAGCGGCGGGTTTTGATCAGGGTTTCAACGGAAGCCGCATCTGGCAGTTCTTCCTTGCTGAAAGGAACTGCTTTTTGTCCTTCAAATGCAGTAAGGGTTATGGCTCCGGTGGGGCAGACGGCCATGCAATGACCGCAGTTGATACAGTAGTTTGTTTTCTTGGGATGAACGGTGGGTATCTGCCCTTTTTCTTCCACAGTCAGTACAGAGAGAGGGCATTCGTTTACGCAAAGTTCGTCCGCTTTGCATAGTTTCGCATCAATTATAACTGGTAACATTTTAGTTTCCTTGTTTGTGGGTATGAATTTGTGTTTGTGAATAGGTAAGCATTGCTTACGATTTGACCAGCAAAAAAACGCCTCTTTGCGGGAGGCGTTTTCAGATTGATGACAAAGTCTCAATGATTTATTTTCATTGCATTAATTGAATCTACTTCGAAGCCTTTTTAATCACGACAGCTTTGCCGTAGTCAGGCTCAGCATCCTTGGTTTCGGCCCCCGTTTTTTCCGGTTCTGGATCAATTTTTTCCCCGGATTCGGTTATGCTGAAATCTTCTGCTTCACACGGGAGGTCTTTCCAGGAAAGCTTAATGCTGAGTTTGTTTTTCCGTTTATTGGTTTTGGCTTTGATCTCCATGTTGATTTTATCGGAAGGGATCAGAGTCGCAGATTCTTCCCCGTTCTGGATGATCATGTTACCCGCTTTGAATCCTTTAAGGATGTCTTCCAGAATGGTGATTGCTTCTTCCTGCCCGACTTTCTTTTTCAGGCTGACTTTGGTTTTTTCTTCTTTGCCCATACGTACCTGCCTTTTTCTGTGGTCATCAGGTCAGTGAGAGCAGGGCCTGCGAGAGAAGATGCGGGTCCAGATAGGGAGTGCTTTCTTCGCTGACAAGCTCGCAGTCTATTACCCGAATACCGAGTTTGTTGATTTCTCTTTTATCTATTCCGCCGGGGTAGATCCCGTTTACCGAGTCCACAAGTATGAAATTGAGTACATCGCTGATAGCTATATTGTATGGATCGTCCTTGCGCAGGTAATAGAGGAGCTTGTGAATCTGATCGGTCAGGGAATGGCCTTTCAGTTCCGGATCGGTTCCGGTATTGGGGGTAAAAATTTTCGGGCACCTGTTTTCGCTGATTGCTTTGCCGATACCTTCAGGCAGCAGGTTGGCCACCACACTGGAATAAAAGCTCCCCAAGGGATAGCAGATCAGTTCCGCGCTGCAGATCAGCTTGCTCATTTTATTGCGGATTTTAACTGTGCAGGGGGTGGAATCGTCCAGTTCTTTAGCCAGCCAGAGTTTCTTGATGCCGGAACCGATGGGTGAGGCTTCTTTCCCGGTAAGCAGGTGCTGCCCGACCACAAATGTACCGTCTTCCAGTTCTGCCGCAAGATGGATATCCCTGTTGACCGTAGGGCGCACAATACCGCGAACCTCAACCAGCTTTGAGAAAATATAAATTACCGGATCAATGTGGCGGCGGTTGTTGATGTATCCGGCGGTGAGAATAATATTGCCGATACTGGCTCCGCGCAGGTTGAAATCCTCCATCACGTCTGCAAATTGAATGAAATGGGTACGGATTATTTTGCGCATGGGGGCAGGAATATCGCGAACCAGCGGGTGTTTGCACGCCATCATTTCTTCGAATTCCGCACGCAGTTCATCATCGTCAGCATTCTTGGGCAGGCGGTAGGCGAAAAGCTTGTATATTTCCGGGTTGCCCAGCACAGATTGATCAGCAAGAGCCATTAGTCTGTTGCGGATATCACCTATTCCAAACATATTAAACTGGCTGCGAATGACAGCCGAGCTGCCCCCGGAATCAAAAGGCGTTATCACGTGGATGCTGTTGTGAGTGTACTGGGTCAGTACGGTGGAAGTCTTTTTAAGCGCAGTACCGCCGCTGAAAAAAAGAATTCTGGGGCCCAGGTCCGGGGTTCTTCTGTAGCGTTCCAGTTTAATCGGGTCCGGCACCCGTACTTCACGTTTGATTTTAATGCGCATTTTGTTGCCTCCGGCAGTTGGGGAAGGGGAACTTTCCCCGCTGCCATCCCCTCGAAACTTTTTAGTATGCTTCACAGCTTCGTTTATTAAAGCGGCGAAGCCTTAATAAAAGGTTTTGGGATTCTTAAACCCTTTTGGAAAAGGATTTAAGGCCTCCGGCAGGGCCACCGGAGGCTATATCAGTTAGATCGATCCGTCTTTCATAAATTTCAAACAGGCATCGGCAGCTTTGTCGAAATCCACACCGCCGCTGATTTCAATGAGAGTAGTCTTTGACAGAAAGTCCGCATAGGCGTCAACATCGGGATCGCTTTCTTTTTCAGGAGAATCGGGACGGTAAAAAAGTCCGGTTCCCTTCATGAATGCGGGAAGCAGGTCTTTGCGTTCTTTGGGGTCGACGATATTGACTGTTGTTTCGGAATTATCGCGCTTCCAGTTAAGGATTACCAGTCCGCTTAAGGGAGCCTTGAGGATGAATTTATTTTTGCCGTAGCATTCGTCGATAAGAGCATCATATTTGTGTTCGAGTTCCCACAGTTCTTCCTTGGGCATGGCGAGAAAACGCTCCTTGTCTTCACGAGTCACGATGCAGGAAAGGTCCGGGTTGTTCAAGGCGGTGCCGGGATTGATGCGCGGCTGTTTGGCTACCCCGTACATGGTCAGGGAATCGCCGTTGTCTTCGGCCATTACCCGGTCATTGCTGACAAAGGTGGTGCCCCGGCTCATCAGGTGCAGGGCGAGGGTGGATTTACCCATGCCTGAGAATCCGGCCATGGCAATTCCGCGTCCATTTTCAATCACACCTGCGGCATGTCCGAGAAAGCACCCGTTGTTAAGTTTGTACTCAATAAAGCGGTTGTTAATGAAGTTAATGACCTGATTGGAGTTTTCAATGCAGGGACCGATGGCGATGTTGTCCTCCCCACCGAAAACGAAGAGCATCCCGGTCAGTCTTTTGTAAACAACACGGCCATCAGGAAGATTATGAAATTCTTCTTTGATTTTGGTCTTGCCCGGATCAGGCTGCTTTACGGTGTATTCAAGGCCGAGGTCCGCTACGGGACATTCATGTGCGGTGATAAGGATGTCACCTTTGTCTGTATCTACCAAAAATTCTTTGAAGTAGTTGTTCAGATCGGCCAGCAGCTGAGAGTTGTTGACTCTTGTTTCGATTACACAGCCCCCGAAGTCGATAAACAGGGATTCGGTTGCGGGGAAATCTTTGCGGTATTTTTCAATAATTGCGGATTTGGTGATTGCGCTCTGGTTCATTATTCTTCTACCTTTTTGATAACATAGTCTACGTAATGGGCAGCAGCGTCTATGCCGCGGGCATCAAGCAGGCCGCGGAATCCGCCGAAGGCTGATACTTCAAAAATAAAGGGTCCCTCAGGGGTGATGGCAACGTCCACACAGGTGAAATCGAGGTTGAATATGGCCTGCGCTTTACGGGCGAGGTCGATGATTTCCTGCGGGGGATCAACTGGCGCGTATTTGCCGCCGTTTACGGTGGTGGTATTCCATGAGTCGGTGGTTTTGCAGCGGGCGTAAGTGGTCAGATATTCACCGCCGAGAAAGACGATGCCGAGGTCGCTGTCATTGAGGTCGATAGTTTTCTGGATGT encodes the following:
- a CDS encoding GNAT family N-acetyltransferase; this translates as MTDILDGLEISWVPSITEVDRDEWNRLAKALDFPFLEWDWLRLIEQSGSATPESGWLTAHLLVRYENRLVGAAPLFVRDQSEGEFIFDRVWAEVAQKGGIAYFPKIVGMSPFTPASGYRFLISPDVPGKRVCGLICHTLDRFCAVNGLGSCAFNFVDPDWVTEMEAFGYAAWKHQGYVWENNDYRDFDHWLGTLNSNRRKTVRRERNVLRRENIRVETLTGYDIPESYFSLMFQCYESTNDKFGVWSCKYLTPQFFEGLKQSMLENLMFTVAYRGDDPEPLALSMFVFSGDKLWGRYWGCFEEVRFLHFELCYYAPIEWAVANGINIYDPGMGGEHKARRGFFSTPSYSLHKFTDPSMDLTFKTYIQEVNNLENGYICEMNDLMPVGRLEEGKD
- a CDS encoding nitroreductase family protein: MLPVIIDAKLCKADELCVNECPLSVLTVEEKGQIPTVHPKKTNYCINCGHCMAVCPTGAITLTAFEGQKAVPFSKEELPDAASVETLIKTRRSVRKFKKKNISSVEIGELIHTAAYSPSGHNAQPVSWTVLDTAEKVHELGEVIVEWMEDMVKQKNPLAEKLFLAGIVNAWKKGNDVICRKAPAVAVAWAPKQGITPQADTVIATNTLELAAHAQGYGTCWAGYVVLAAAYSQKVLDFLAIPAEHMAHGALFLGYPAVKYRAIPPRHKAVAEEKDGKFVFRAKPNTH
- a CDS encoding deoxyribonuclease IV; the protein is MYIGAHMPITGGVDKAVERIMSIGGTALQIFTRNQRQWKVKPLDESVVDNFKSLREEWGNYPVSVHDSYLINLASPNPESASKSVKAFAEELRRTERLGVESLVTHPGSHLGSGKVEALERYVSNLDQAIALSETEEVKVLIENTAGQGTNLGSRFGELATILEDSGYTSRMGVCFDTCHAFAAGYDLRSAESCIEVFERFDELVGLDFIRFFHLNDSKHELGSKKDRHEHIGKGHIGLEGFRFVVNDTRFSTVPKVIETPKDDDPEFKLDKMNIDLLRSLHG
- a CDS encoding GAK system CofD-like protein; the protein is MNKEHPAIVFFSGGTALNGLAAELAKVNPECAYIITTFDSGGSSAALREVFDMPAVGDVRNRILALADTDSPEKANIVAMLNTRLPRYADRTALYGQLSHLANGSHPLMDGFSEVVRKIISERFALFIELAGDSFDPVNASLGNIVLAAGFMAHQRVLAPPIAQLSRLIGARGVVRASTVDNGHLAVRLMNGEILAGQHLFTGKESDPVASPIDGMWICSGIDDPWPRSVHGSSLAINLINDADMLVYPMGSFYSSTLAALSPQGLGQAICRNPCPKVFIPNMGFDPELIGHDINLQVERLLEVLRMDSAAYVNLSKVLNFILIDSVNGTYQQEQDFAALEKLPVKVIDRRLVSDESEGLIDPRLLAPVLMELASTGGKGGVS
- a CDS encoding PAS domain S-box protein, which codes for MKNNEAISESGMGNLVSRILLTCAFAVFAGFVGLSLWVGYSSQLQVRTTARDLFVGESARRAMAVSFYFSNRVSELENIALSESVHSLTDVLSEKGRAAFTDNYALVEDVCSFVNSSLYQRSAGNEQAYSRIAILDDGGGIIVDSDAECTLESGDHELEKFRVRHGSPAFFAGEYGGELAIVVSVPIDASKGIRGTVVGWTKLDSLYRSLGFMTVSPSVGSDFLRVGGTVVAVSDSSARQSGQLLLMDVLHEWDGLTVLKAGQSGREVDYLAISSPVQGTSLSVISLVEEEKLFGFLSLRAQFMLSIFIFLIISIGCLWLIRSVLARKVYDARMQEAAKRVEEVNRQKDKIEQEIKNRHLADALRRRAEIKFRDIFDNAPIGIFQATLDGSYLTVNKALAELYGYESSEDLISKVESLGSQIYVNMEDWNRAVQILHLSGRVAGYEAECRRSDGSVVWTSRDLRLVEAEPGMPAYVEGFVINISARKKAEEKQQKSEWRFRSLFENSPVALWELDMRKLKALFDSYGLEKGPAIRETLLSDLESVKQSMNLVEIIDANNRTLEFFGNNSREELTNKGFSAYVSPDSWRIFRTIMLDLIAGAQRHRSEFNFIRLDGKEQSFILNMNIVPGFEDSWSRVLVSVEDISELKRIERELRASREEAQKANEAKGRFLANMTHEFRTPMNAVKGMVQLLQRSELTAEQQENLRLIKSSVDSLLVIVNDILDYSKLDSVHVELNEEPIDLPVFLSDMRDVVDVGAMNKPLQVLLEAENVPGCVRVDSLRLRQVLVNLLGNAVKFTDKGSVTLRCSLDSHSAEDSKNYLHFEVSDTGIGLPEEAVEDLFKSFVQADPSITRRYGGTGLGLSICYKLVKHLGGELSACNNEHGGALFSFSLPVEVCGRSCVDGECDSVNSPPESVDFSGIKVLVADDSKMNRILLRKIFDKNGLTDYVMVENGKDAVDAFSESDDFDLILMDIQMPVLDGFEATRAIRKTHSPVRIVALTANVGGEILDKCIESGMDSRITKPFNVDDLLAELAKVAQN
- a CDS encoding DUF2325 domain-containing protein, whose protein sequence is MCAALIGGMDRLKRDYIVSAKEKGIKLKVFTGKENKVSSKLGSADHVIIFTNQISHAAKKDIVKYTKSKQIPLHMFHSCGVSTLKNCLENL
- a CDS encoding amphi-Trp domain-containing protein, whose protein sequence is MGKEEKTKVSLKKKVGQEEAITILEDILKGFKAGNMIIQNGEESATLIPSDKINMEIKAKTNKRKNKLSIKLSWKDLPCEAEDFSITESGEKIDPEPEKTGAETKDAEPDYGKAVVIKKASK
- a CDS encoding YqiA/YcfP family alpha/beta fold hydrolase, with protein sequence MKNIFLNLHGFGSSGANSKAAALIENYPDHELISPDLPADPLECLEIIDKIIVENKERPLVMQGSSMGGFYSLIMHLRHRIPALLINPALTPAELVRNRLGDVYEFSNGDSILISQEHVDRFATAQEELEKRIAKQGASRGQVLALIGEHDELLDQNAMKSILKKAGAAIISYDTDHQFQGYGEVSRKDERVRNFLLQLRQQN